A part of Halobaculum sp. MBLA0143 genomic DNA contains:
- a CDS encoding GMC family oxidoreductase: MGDRTPSPRADVCIVGSGPAGAIVAARLARADHDVVVLEAGPRFDEDDRTEQLDAHLRPGEGNPWEMGGERDAYTDAGDRDYPLNAARVKGVGGSTLHWQGMVMRLHERDFEMETRHGVGTDWPIDYDDLRPYYTAAESELGVAGADDNPYAPPREEPFPLPAFPPSRSDSVFAEACESLGLDMHSVPNARNSEATDDAPACVGYGTCKPVCPSGAKYTAERHVRAAEAAGARVIDRAPVQRLEHDRAGDAVTRAVYATPDGATHTQTARQFVVACGGVETPRLLLLSRSETYPDGLANSSGAVGRYFFDHLFAGAGGRLDRQTDQNHVGFNTSECHQFYDDAEPVVGTKLEFLNYAGPSPVTAALDADTWGDDLLADLQRSYGTHAAMGALVEQLPRRDNRIELDSSRTDDHGNPVPEVHWSLDDRTRAGLRKANEVQRAVLSELGVEPDWVVGPADTGPAYHHMGTTRMGADPDESVVNPQLRTHDLDNCWIVGSSPFPTGGAMNPTLTIAALAVRAADRLDAEL; the protein is encoded by the coding sequence GTGGGTGACCGGACGCCGTCGCCGCGGGCGGACGTGTGTATCGTCGGCTCCGGTCCTGCGGGTGCCATCGTCGCCGCCAGGCTGGCCCGGGCTGACCACGACGTGGTCGTGTTGGAGGCTGGCCCCCGGTTCGACGAGGACGACCGGACCGAGCAGTTGGACGCCCACCTCCGGCCGGGTGAGGGGAACCCCTGGGAGATGGGCGGCGAGCGCGACGCCTACACGGACGCCGGCGACCGCGACTACCCTCTGAACGCCGCCCGGGTGAAGGGGGTCGGCGGCTCCACCCTCCACTGGCAGGGGATGGTGATGCGGCTCCACGAACGCGACTTCGAGATGGAGACGCGCCACGGCGTCGGCACGGACTGGCCCATCGACTACGACGACCTCCGGCCGTACTACACGGCCGCCGAGTCGGAGTTGGGTGTCGCCGGCGCCGACGACAACCCGTACGCTCCACCCCGCGAGGAGCCGTTCCCGTTGCCGGCGTTCCCCCCCTCGCGGTCGGATTCCGTGTTCGCGGAGGCGTGTGAGTCGCTGGGGCTGGACATGCACAGCGTCCCGAACGCTCGCAACTCCGAGGCGACCGACGACGCGCCGGCGTGTGTCGGCTACGGCACCTGCAAGCCCGTCTGCCCTTCCGGCGCGAAGTACACCGCCGAGCGGCACGTCCGCGCCGCAGAGGCCGCTGGCGCCCGGGTGATCGACCGTGCCCCCGTCCAACGGCTCGAACACGACCGTGCCGGCGACGCCGTCACCCGCGCCGTCTACGCCACGCCCGACGGCGCGACACACACCCAGACCGCCCGTCAGTTCGTCGTCGCCTGCGGCGGGGTCGAGACCCCACGGCTGTTACTCCTCTCTCGATCGGAGACGTACCCAGACGGGCTCGCCAACTCCTCCGGGGCCGTCGGGCGTTACTTCTTCGACCACCTGTTCGCCGGCGCCGGTGGCCGGCTCGACCGCCAGACGGACCAGAACCACGTCGGGTTCAACACGAGCGAGTGTCACCAGTTCTACGACGACGCCGAGCCGGTCGTCGGCACCAAGCTGGAGTTCCTCAACTACGCCGGTCCGTCGCCGGTGACGGCCGCGTTGGACGCCGACACCTGGGGTGACGACCTGCTCGCCGATCTCCAGCGCTCGTACGGCACCCACGCCGCCATGGGCGCGCTCGTCGAACAGCTCCCGCGCCGCGACAACCGGATCGAACTGGACTCCTCTCGCACGGACGACCACGGCAACCCCGTCCCGGAGGTCCACTGGTCGCTGGACGACCGGACCCGCGCCGGGCTCCGGAAGGCCAACGAGGTCCAACGAGCGGTGTTGTCGGAGTTGGGCGTCGAGCCCGACTGGGTCGTCGGCCCGGCGGACACCGGTCCGGCGTACCACCACATGGGGACGACCCGGATGGGGGCGGACCCGGACGAGAGCGTGGTGAACCCACAGCTCCGGACCCACGACCTGGACAACTGTTGGATCGTCGGCTCCAGCCCGTTCCCGACCGGCGGGGCGATGAATCCCACCCTCACTATCGCCGCTCTGGCCGTCAGGGCTGCCGACCGACTGGACGCAGAACTGTAG